CCGCCGCGGTATGCTCTTCATGTGCTTCATTCTATTTCTTATGCGTACGTGTTGACTTTTTTTATACTCTTCACATTTACTTCCTACTATTTAATTTGCTTCTTGACCCAATAGCTAGCTTTCATGCAGGTTATTTTATACCCTTTGTGAAGGGTGTAAAAATTTAGTTAATATTCATGCTTCGCTGTATATGTATCATTGTGTTTCTGAAATGTCATAGtaaatagataaaaagaaaaactaaactAAATATGAATATTATTGAAAAGTTAATACAAGAGCCTAATGGTAAGTTTTAGACTTTAGGTAACTCTACGAGGGTTCGAATCTAACGATTATTGGGTGGCTTTTTCAAAAGTCTTGGTTTTATCTCATACATGCGTGGTTTGAGCTCCGAATACTGTCTAATTGGATATTACTGTGGTGACTTAAATGCTTACTACTAACCATTAGCTCaatgataaaaatatgaaaaataataaatgaagcTCTTAAGGATTTAGTTAATGTGTATAGAAAGATTATAcctatttatattaaaagtcaCTCATTTTGTGATAAATGTACCATTGatacattttaacaaaatcatTAAGACTTTGTTTAACAAAACTCAATTATTATtgagatttaatttaatttatagaaaagCAAAAGTTAAGACAAGAGATGTTTTTGCCTTTAGTGAATAGTGTTTTTGTATAGGATTATAGGAAGAACTGAAGATACGAGGACAGAAATGGAAAGCCAAGATATAGTCATAAGTGATTGTTGGAGAAATAACTGATAATTAACGCGAACTCTTTTATCGGCTTTTTTCGACTCATCTGAGGTCAACATGTTAATAATCTTTTAAACCGAATAAACCTACATTGATTTGGAAACTTTAGCCCCGGTATCACAATTAGATATCTATCGACCCATCCCGTTCAAACATACAGTAGGTTTATTCCAATATGAAATATATAGATGAACATTGACattgtttaactttttaagcTCGAAATACATAAAAACTCAGTACATATATCATCTTGATCGAGCGAGCCAttttttcaagatcaaacaaactttaaaacaatattgttttaaaataatCCAGTACATATATCATCTTGAGATAATTAATTATCTCAATATCTGCAAagcaaacttttaaaataatctaaaatctAAAACTGACCCGAGCATTTCGTTCTTAAACATGATAATTAACTTTTGGGGTCTACTATACTTTtcattaaactatatatatagatgattatGGTTAACTtgcattaaaattaaatatggtTGGAACTTATTTTTAAAGGACGGATAACAGGATAAATTctagagaaattatcacaaatcgtccatgtggtttgctcgatttGCATTTTCATCATTCTGTTTTTTAATATCATTAGCTgtccttcttttcattttcattaccAACCATCACTAATACTAATTGTCATTAGTTTTGCTCCATTAAActcctcatgtgcaatgcacatgagggtataatcgtcaaGTTCATATCCACATggactatttgtaataaaaacactggattaaaaaaaatctttgtattCCTTCTCCCACACAGCTCCGACAACCATTCCTGACCGGCCGGCCACCGCTGGAAAAGTTCGTTGGAAACCAAGAACCACCATCCCACTATGGTTACCAAAACAGTGACAAAATTCGACGATTTCAGTCCCGAAAATATTGACAAAACAGTGATGGTTCACGGTGGTGAAAAGAGGTGGTAAATGACGGTTCGAACCAAAAATGAAGAGAAAAACATAATAATCGAGCATGTTCAGATCTATAACAACCTGTATTAAAGCTTGAACGCCTTTTCTCCTTTCTAGACCGTTGTTAGGTGGTGGTAGTCTGGTGGTGCGTGGCTGTGTGAGAgagaaatataagaaaaaaaagagagaaaagattagggtttttttagagagagagaggtggaATGGGTTTGTTTAGAAGATCGTTACTTACGTTTCATACTTTCCTGGGATGTTATGGAGTCGTGTATTGGTGGCTGGAAAATGAAACAGCAACAACAACGACGATAAAATGGCGGAGCAGCAGCGGCGGCGACGGTTCTATGGTTGTGATTAAGTAATTAAGGCTTAGGGTTAAAGATGAAACCCTAAATGTTGTTGGTGATGATGGCCGGAGTTTTTTATGCTGAAAAAGAGCGGCGGTAGGAGGCTGTGAGGGTGACCGGAAGTTTGACTGATGGTAGGAGTGAGAGAGGGAGGAAAATGATgagtttttgtcttttattataAATAGTCCCCTAAAGCTGCTTTATTACAAATAGTCTCTATGGTTACAAACTGGATGAAAATGCCCTCATGTGCACTGcacatgaggggtttaacgAATGAAAACTAACGGTTGTAAGTGGCAGGGACGACTactaatgaaaatgaaaagtacaaggacacataatgataaaaaaaaaacacaaagttCAAAATACGAATTGAGCAAACCACATAGACGATTTATGACAATTTCTCTAAATTCTATCGATTTTACACatactaataaaattaaatgaaaagaaaaaggttcaCTTAAATGTCATGTCGATATGAGAAACGCCTCCTTCAATTCTGAACCGTGTGAGTAACGTATAATTACACCCTTATGAAAActctaatatttaataaaatatattcattgGTAATGGTAAATCtacaatttatttaataaaatgtcaCTGTAATCCAAGATACATACTCTTCGAAAAAATCcaaaacaagttgttaaaatTCATTCTGAACCGACTGAATTAAGTGAGTAAAATATCCTTATCTTTTCTTCTAACAATTATATGAAAATACAGATCATAGAACAAGCCATGTTGGCTTTAGAATCTCCAACACAACATGTCTACATCTTCCCACCTCACTATTCCATCATTCTTCCTAAGAAGTTTTTTACTTTCCAATCATTTGCCATTTCTTTGTTGATCAAAACCAAACTTTCATGcaaaaaagtttcaatcttttccATACCCTTGTGTTAAATCATTTGTAACTAAAAGAACCATAACATAACTCCTTATTCTTAAAGTCCATTATTATATCCTGACTCATCTTCATAAACATTAAAGTCCCTCATTCTTACACATGTTCACTTGCATTAACTTCTGCATTCATTTCACAAATCTCTAAAAGGGGTCCAAACCATACAAATCAAGATTCATGATTTCATGGatttaaagttttaagattTGTGTTTCATTTGACGAAAGcaagtatgcaagaaaacttCATAGTTTTAGCTATATTATCCTTCATTTTATTACTACCATGTTCTATAGCACAGCTAAATTCAGGTGATTCAAGAATCTTGTTTCAAGTCCAACAAAAACTTGAGTATCCACAAGCTTTACAAGGATGGTCTAATTGGAcaaacttttgttttcttccatCAACTCCAAATCTTGTGATAGTTTGTTCAGGTAATCATATCACTGAACTTACTATTGTTGGAAACAAAACAAGTCCAAAACTTTCTGCAAGTTTTTCCCTTGATTCTTTCTTTACTGTCCTTACAAAGCTTTCAACTTTGAAGAAGTTGACTCTTGTGTCTCTAGGCTTATGGGGTCCATTGCCACCTAAGGTTgataggttttggtcacttgaAGTTATGAACTTTAGCTCAAATTTCATTAGTGGTGAAATCCCAGCTTCTGTTTCAACAATCAAGAATTTGACCATTTTCGATATGTCAAATAATTTGTTGAATGGAAGTGTGTTAGATCTAAAAGGGTTACAAAATATTGAAATACTTGATTTGGGTAGTAACCATTTAGGGCCTAAGTATCCTTCTTTAAGTTACAATCTTGTGTCAATTACATTAAGAAACAATTCCTTTAGGAATCAAATCCCAACAGATTTTGTGAAgtttgttcatcttgaaagactTGATCTTTCTTTGAATAAACTCGTGGGTCCTGTTCCTTTGGTTTTGTTTTCACTCTCTTCGATTAAGTATATCAATTTAGCCAACAATCAATTCAGTGGAGCAATGCTTACAAACTTAACATGTAGCACTAAGCTAGGATTTGTTGATGTTTCTAATAACCTTTTGATTGGAAAATTACCATCTTGTATCGGGTCAAACACTCCAAACAGAACGGTTATTAGCACGTGGAATTGTTTAACGAATTCTACCTCAAAGTATCAACATCCTAAGAAGTTCTGTCAGAAAGAAGCAATAGCAGTAATGCCTACAAAAAAGAGGGGTGAAAGCAAGAAAGAGGAGAATACTGTAAAGCTTGGACTTGTTCTTGGTATCATTGGGGGTATAGTGGGAGTTGCAGGTTTGATTGGGTTGCTAATATTGGGTATTTATAGAAGAAGAGAGGCGAAACGGGTGAAAGAATACAGATCTGATAGCTTTGCTTTCGACAAAAATGCAGCTCGTGCTCCTTCATCGATAGCCAAAGATGGTATAAACTCTTTTTGATTAATTTCACATGCTATTCTGGTTACTTGGGTTCAAACCAGATAAACTTAGTATGAGTCAAAAATGGTCTGGGTCAGGTCAATATGACTCGTAAGGCCGTAACATTTTTGCATATTTACTTGATGCCTGTGACCTCTAGACCACCTTGGTGGTGGCTGTAATATATAACCAATGCATTACATAAAGTTAACCAACTTCATTTTGCTTTTTGTGTTTGGGGTAACTATTATCTTTCCAGAAATACTCTTAGACTTTTCAAAACGCTTGAGgaaaaataactcaaactttcAATATGACCTGTAAGTCTGTAACATTTTTGCACATTTACTTCATGCATGTGACCAGTAGGCCACCTAGGCAAGGGCGGTACTAGAGGGGGCCAAGAGCGGCCAATGccccctcaaaatttagattttgtcatgcatttttaaatttttcatggatatttaaattttttctataGATTTTATCATTCTGTCGccttttgaatttgtttttcaTAGATACTTTAAATTTGTCccctttgagatatttttgTGGTACCGCTTCTCCCTGGGTGGTGACTATTATATATAACCAATGCATTACATATAGTTAAACAACTTCATTTTGCTTTTTCtatgtttaatttaaattttttctttccaGAAATACTCTTTtgacttttcaaaaaatttaaggAAAAAGGTTTTACTTTCAAATACTTCTATTTAAGATATTAATTCGTACTGTTGATTACCATACTATGAGATAATCTGTTGTATATTATTTATtggggtttgttaaatacagccctaagggctgtgtttaaggtgcataaattgtttatacatttaccatgaaaatcaagaggcagacttttaatatggaatgtacaagtttttttatgcacattaaatacagcccttagggctgtatttagcatttccttatttattaaataacttCAGGGGGTGCtgataatttttatacatttggcTGACTTtcgagttatatatatatatgcaaatagaCACATTTTACCAACGAAAATACAGTTTCTACAGGGCGTAGACCGCAAACTATGAGAACTGCTGCACTAGGCCTACCACCATATACCGTATTCACACTTGAAGAAATCGAAGAAGCAACAAACAACTTTGATTCTATGAATTTGGTGGGAGAAGGATCTCAAGCACAAGTAAACACCTAAATTCTTGTGTTTCTTTTAATCAATCTGATCTGATTCAACTAATTCTTTTTGagcttattttttatatttcctTTCTGTTTGTAGCTTTACAAGGGGTGGTTAAAGGATGGTACGACCGTCCTTATCAAATGTTTGAAGTTAAAACAAAAGCATTCAGCACAAACCGTGCAACAACATATAGACGTGATCTCTAAGCTCAGACATCGGCATCTAGTGAGCGTTCTTGGTCACTGTATCGTCTCATACGTGGATCATCCCAACTCAGGAAGCACTGTCTTTGTTGTTCTTGAAAACGTTTCAAATGGGTCATTGAGAGATCATCTTACAGGTATAGTCTACTAATATACTTAATAAACATTCTCTCTTACTACATGTGGTAaattgggtgggttgggtaaagTTCAAAACAAGTCGtttttagtctttattgaaaggGCCGAATCTGGTTTGGGTTGCAGGATTTTGTCTAAATAGCTGGTACGTAATTCAATTTGTGATCAAAATAACAATATTATTCTGATAATCATCGAAAAGTTGATTATAAAGATAGTAACTTTCTGTTATAAGGTTAACTATTTCTTACTGATAATGGTGTATGTTTATAGAttggagaaagaaagaaattttgAAATGGCCACACAGAATGGGAATCACTATGGGAATTGCGAGAGGAATTCAGTTCTTACACACTGGAACTCAACAAGGAATTTTTGGCAATGATTTGAAGATTCATAGCATTCTTTTGGATGATAATCTTATTGCGAAGATTAGTAGTTACAATATTTCATTACCATCAAAGGTAAATTCTTGAAACTTAAatcacattgatccatcaaACATAAGTTAACATCAAGATTGTCTAATTTTCTAACAGCAGGCAGGTTCAGAGAGTCCTCTAAACAGCCATGACGCCTCCCCAGTTTCTCACAGGTATAAAATACATTTTTGGA
The sequence above is drawn from the Erigeron canadensis isolate Cc75 chromosome 4, C_canadensis_v1, whole genome shotgun sequence genome and encodes:
- the LOC122597849 gene encoding probable LRR receptor-like serine/threonine-protein kinase At1g14390 isoform X4, with the translated sequence MQENFIVLAILSFILLLPCSIAQLNSGDSRILFQVQQKLEYPQALQGWSNWTNFCFLPSTPNLVIVCSGNHITELTIVGNKTSPKLSASFSLDSFFTVLTKLSTLKKLTLVSLGLWGPLPPKVDRFWSLEVMNFSSNFISGEIPASVSTIKNLTIFDMSNNLLNGSVLDLKGLQNIEILDLGSNHLGPKYPSLSYNLVSITLRNNSFRNQIPTDFVKFVHLERLDLSLNKLVGPVPLVLFSLSSIKYINLANNQFSGAMLTNLTCSTKLGFVDVSNNLLIGKLPSCIGSNTPNRTVISTWNCLTNSTSKYQHPKKFCQKEAIAVMPTKKRGESKKEENTVKLGLVLGIIGGIVGVAGLIGLLILGIYRRREAKRVKEYRSDSFAFDKNAARAPSSIAKDGRRPQTMRTAALGLPPYTVFTLEEIEEATNNFDSMNLVGEGSQAQLYKGWLKDGTTVLIKCLKLKQKHSAQTVQQHIDVISKLRHRHLVSVLGHCIVSYVDHPNSGSTVFVVLENVSNGSLRDHLTDWRKKEILKWPHRMGITMGIARGIQFLHTGTQQGIFGNDLKIHSILLDDNLIAKISSYNISLPSKAGSESPLNSHDASPVSHRLINPEKDDIYQFGVIILQLITGKPVNSEDEITELKNQLEIGLSESPTRLKEAADSSIRGTYAYESMKTAVQIALNCLNEDVSVRPSIEDVLWNMQYSVQVQEGWNSSGNLSTKL
- the LOC122597849 gene encoding probable LRR receptor-like serine/threonine-protein kinase At1g14390 isoform X1; this encodes MQENFIVLAILSFILLLPCSIAQLNSGDSRILFQVQQKLEYPQALQGWSNWTNFCFLPSTPNLVIVCSGNHITELTIVGNKTSPKLSASFSLDSFFTVLTKLSTLKKLTLVSLGLWGPLPPKVDRFWSLEVMNFSSNFISGEIPASVSTIKNLTIFDMSNNLLNGSVLDLKGLQNIEILDLGSNHLGPKYPSLSYNLVSITLRNNSFRNQIPTDFVKFVHLERLDLSLNKLVGPVPLVLFSLSSIKYINLANNQFSGAMLTNLTCSTKLGFVDVSNNLLIGKLPSCIGSNTPNRTVISTWNCLTNSTSKYQHPKKFCQKEAIAVMPTKKRGESKKEENTVKLGLVLGIIGGIVGVAGLIGLLILGIYRRREAKRVKEYRSDSFAFDKNAARAPSSIAKDVSTGRRPQTMRTAALGLPPYTVFTLEEIEEATNNFDSMNLVGEGSQAQLYKGWLKDGTTVLIKCLKLKQKHSAQTVQQHIDVISKLRHRHLVSVLGHCIVSYVDHPNSGSTVFVVLENVSNGSLRDHLTDWRKKEILKWPHRMGITMGIARGIQFLHTGTQQGIFGNDLKIHSILLDDNLIAKISSYNISLPSKQAGSESPLNSHDASPVSHRLINPEKDDIYQFGVIILQLITGKPVNSEDEITELKNQLEIGLSESPTRLKEAADSSIRGTYAYESMKTAVQIALNCLNEDVSVRPSIEDVLWNMQYSVQVQEGWNSSGNLSTKL
- the LOC122597849 gene encoding probable LRR receptor-like serine/threonine-protein kinase At1g14390 isoform X2, which gives rise to MQENFIVLAILSFILLLPCSIAQLNSGDSRILFQVQQKLEYPQALQGWSNWTNFCFLPSTPNLVIVCSGNHITELTIVGNKTSPKLSASFSLDSFFTVLTKLSTLKKLTLVSLGLWGPLPPKVDRFWSLEVMNFSSNFISGEIPASVSTIKNLTIFDMSNNLLNGSVLDLKGLQNIEILDLGSNHLGPKYPSLSYNLVSITLRNNSFRNQIPTDFVKFVHLERLDLSLNKLVGPVPLVLFSLSSIKYINLANNQFSGAMLTNLTCSTKLGFVDVSNNLLIGKLPSCIGSNTPNRTVISTWNCLTNSTSKYQHPKKFCQKEAIAVMPTKKRGESKKEENTVKLGLVLGIIGGIVGVAGLIGLLILGIYRRREAKRVKEYRSDSFAFDKNAARAPSSIAKDVSTGRRPQTMRTAALGLPPYTVFTLEEIEEATNNFDSMNLVGEGSQAQLYKGWLKDGTTVLIKCLKLKQKHSAQTVQQHIDVISKLRHRHLVSVLGHCIVSYVDHPNSGSTVFVVLENVSNGSLRDHLTDWRKKEILKWPHRMGITMGIARGIQFLHTGTQQGIFGNDLKIHSILLDDNLIAKISSYNISLPSKAGSESPLNSHDASPVSHRLINPEKDDIYQFGVIILQLITGKPVNSEDEITELKNQLEIGLSESPTRLKEAADSSIRGTYAYESMKTAVQIALNCLNEDVSVRPSIEDVLWNMQYSVQVQEGWNSSGNLSTKL
- the LOC122597849 gene encoding probable LRR receptor-like serine/threonine-protein kinase At1g14390 isoform X3 encodes the protein MQENFIVLAILSFILLLPCSIAQLNSGDSRILFQVQQKLEYPQALQGWSNWTNFCFLPSTPNLVIVCSGNHITELTIVGNKTSPKLSASFSLDSFFTVLTKLSTLKKLTLVSLGLWGPLPPKVDRFWSLEVMNFSSNFISGEIPASVSTIKNLTIFDMSNNLLNGSVLDLKGLQNIEILDLGSNHLGPKYPSLSYNLVSITLRNNSFRNQIPTDFVKFVHLERLDLSLNKLVGPVPLVLFSLSSIKYINLANNQFSGAMLTNLTCSTKLGFVDVSNNLLIGKLPSCIGSNTPNRTVISTWNCLTNSTSKYQHPKKFCQKEAIAVMPTKKRGESKKEENTVKLGLVLGIIGGIVGVAGLIGLLILGIYRRREAKRVKEYRSDSFAFDKNAARAPSSIAKDGRRPQTMRTAALGLPPYTVFTLEEIEEATNNFDSMNLVGEGSQAQLYKGWLKDGTTVLIKCLKLKQKHSAQTVQQHIDVISKLRHRHLVSVLGHCIVSYVDHPNSGSTVFVVLENVSNGSLRDHLTDWRKKEILKWPHRMGITMGIARGIQFLHTGTQQGIFGNDLKIHSILLDDNLIAKISSYNISLPSKQAGSESPLNSHDASPVSHRLINPEKDDIYQFGVIILQLITGKPVNSEDEITELKNQLEIGLSESPTRLKEAADSSIRGTYAYESMKTAVQIALNCLNEDVSVRPSIEDVLWNMQYSVQVQEGWNSSGNLSTKL